The Diadema setosum chromosome 12, eeDiaSeto1, whole genome shotgun sequence genome has a segment encoding these proteins:
- the LOC140235800 gene encoding uncharacterized protein, producing MSKEENKMEPNRWCDHLLLLVFTWILHTSEVTAIVGSCPDRCYCFDVSHDTPPPNALLLDYIQTNGWTNGSKAVACWGRPNVPDEISSDTNYLLLIGSEKPKRRHRQVPYHVSTTRGRRRTSMFRHFQLYAFPSVVDIRRNIRFLPEAAFRHLRNIIHIDLHGNKIKDLPPNTFSGLSDLEILDLTENRLKFLHPRLFQDAFKLRKLRFSGNFLRSLPEALLQSNQMIEHLDASDNLLSSIDEDAFQTLRNVKFLNLSHNRINENSPMIFTGLIQMSELYLQMNKLTSIDAPLFLSNTHIEILDLSHNRIKVISRNAFQNQRHMQVLDLSGNHLQVLDTDAFRGVHALRTLDLSGNRLKQFSGNSLSGLHNLSRLDMNENRLNNITQATFGNIPGLTHLTLAGNNISTIAAGSFVGLDNVDFLDLSRNAIQHLSVRTFQGMNSLMELHLANNRLRAVEPEAFKTTTFSFLSRLLLLDLQNNDLMELQRHLFRGTPSLRVLIVSKNKIDRIVPEAFSSSTRLHFLRLNDNRLEALQDGIFRHLKSLDTLDISNNSLQDISDDAFRGLGELNNLFLAHNKLTNSNMDWLHSLSAIKTLNLDNNQFTALESENFETASTLRYLHLSNNNITNISIEEDSRLYLYNLTLANNRLTSAGGFQAHILPGRALDLSRNPWHCGCTSVSDVSNLIRNQGVRLSSEDQMRCNTPSVLLNRKVVELARSDYACAGDDVLDAPSLPHTTPIPMTPPLPVIARPKIFHRAMRWSWVAVLWDSTTNSPICNGALVSSSFVLAPYKCLRRVANLGSYLRLLSRCRDPLDDSCGDAGWTAPRNLEVKMGYQQRNLKDFQLEAETYRVRRILKVSRGEAAAAGGDAAVVLLQLMPHVDLAGPASVIPILGGEFPSDYPEGKRVLASGWWTIKRSTTEVEGRQKRRHYRISTVECGTQNDIYRPFLCGDLEQDLGDFASWDPTGAPVAIRVRDEWKLIGLLLDHEGNVGRIKDVRPDREDVYRILEEETVPEPITHPY from the exons ATGTCG aaagaggaaaacaaaatggaGCCCAATCGTTGGTGTGACCATCTCCTTCTCCTGGTTTTCACCTGGATATTACACACGTCAGAGGTGACAGCAATCGTAGGCTCCTGCCCAGACCGTTGCTACTGTTTCGACGTGTCGCACGACACACCGCCGCCAAATGCACTGCTTCTCGACTACATACAAACAAACGGCTGGACGAACGGCAGCAAGGCCGTTGCATGCTGGGGTCGCCCTAATGTTCCAGACGAAATTTCATCCG ATACAAATTACCTTCTGCTCATTGGGAGCGAGAAGCCGAAGAGACGCCACCGCCAGGTTCCCTATCACGTCTCAACCACTAGAGGGCGTAGAAGAACTTCGATGTTCAGACACTTTCAGCTGTACGCCTTCCCCAGTGTGGTCGACATTCGGAGGAACATCCGTTTTCTCCCCGAAGCCGCCTTCCGACATCTCCGTAACATCATCCACATCGATCTCCATGGCAACAAGATCAAAGACCTGCCGCCTAACACCTTCAGCGGGTTGTCGGATCTCGAGATATTAGATCTTACCGAAAATCGTTTAAAATTTCTTCATCCACGCCTGTTTCAAGATGCCTTCAAATTACGAAAGCTGCGATTTTCCGGTAACTTCTTGCGCTCTCTGCCAGAGGCGTTGCTGCAGAGCAATCAAATGATTGAACATTTGGACGCGAGCGATAATCTTCTGAGCAGCATCGACGAGGATGCCTTCCAGACTCTCAGGAACGTGAAGTTCTTGAATCTTTCCCACAACCGCATCAACGAAAACAGCCCGATGATTTTCACAGGTTTGATACAAATGTCAGAATTGTACTTGCAAATGAACAAATTGACGAGCATCGACGCGCCTCTATTTCTGAGCAACACACACATAGAAATCCTCGACTTGAGTCACAATCGCATCAAGGTCATATCACGCAATGCCTTCCAGAACCAGCGTCACATGCAAGTGCTCGATCTCTCTGGTAACCACCTGCAGGTCCTGGACACAGACGCCTTTCGGGGTGTCCACGCCCTGCGCACACTTGATCTCTCCGGGAATCGTTTGAAACAGTTCAGCGGGAACTCCCTGTCGGGACTGCATAATCTGTCACGATTGGATATGAACGAGAATCGGTTGAATAATATCACGCAGGCAACATTTGGCAATATTCCCGGTTTGACGCACCTGACCCTCGCGGGAAACAACATCTCCACCATTGCAGCCGGCTCCTTCGTCGGATTGGACAACGTCGACTTTCTTGACTTGTCGCGGAACGCCATTCAACATCTGTCGGTGCGGACTTTCCAGGGAATGAATAGTCTTATGGAGCTCCATTTAGCCAACAACCGCCTCCGAGCTGTTGAACCGGAAGCTTTCAAAACGACCACCTTCTCTTTCCTGTCACGGCTCCTCCTCCTTGACTTACAAAACAACGATCTCATGGAGCTTCAGAGACACCTCTTTCGAGGAACACCGAGTCTTCGAGTTCTCATTGTATCGAAAAACAAGATCGATCGCATCGTTCCCGAAGCCTTCAGCAGCTCTACTAGGCTTCACTTTCTCAGGCTAAATGACAATCGCTTGGAAGCCCTCCAGGATGGAATCTTCCGGCATCTTAAATCCTTGGATACGTTGGATATCAGTAACAACAGTCTTCAAGATATATCGGACGATGCTTTCAGAGGTCTCGGCGAGCTGAATAATCTCTTCCTGGCACACAATAAGTTGACTAATAGCAATATGGACTGGCTCCACTCGCTCTCTGCGATCAAAACTCTGAACCTTGACAACAATCAGTTTACCGCTCTGGAATCCGAAAACTTTGAAACCGCGTCCACTCTGCGATACCTCCACCTCTCGAACAACAATATCACGAACATATCAATCGAGGAGGATTCGCGCCTCTACCTCTACAACCTCACCCTTGCCAACAACCGCCTCACCAGCGCTGGAGGTTTTCAAGCACACATCTTGCCCGGTAGAGCCCTAGACCTCTCGAGGAATCCGTGGCATTGTGGATGCACGTCTGTGTCAGACGTATCCAATCTCATTCGCAACCAGGGCGTCCGTCTTAGCAGCGAGGATCAAATGCGATGCAACACACCCAGTGTTCTCCTAAACAGAAAG GTGGTGGAGCTCGCTCGTTCTGATTACGCATGCGCGGGAGATGACGTTTTGGACGCTCCATCATTGCCACACACGACTCCTATCCCGATGACCCCTCCATTGCCGGTCATAGCCAGGCCAAAGATATTTCACAG GGCCATGCGATGGTCATGGGTAGCCGTTCTCTGGGACTCGACCACCAATAGTCCGATATGTAACGGCGCCCTTGTATCGTCAAGCTTCGTTCTCGCGCCCTACAAGTGTCTTCGCCGGGTCGCCAACCTAGGGTCGTATCTCCGGCTCCTGTCCCGCTGTCGGGACCCTCTGGACGACAGCTGCGGGGACGCGGGCTGGACGGCGCCGAGAAACCTGGAGGTGAAGATGGGCTACCAGCAACGCAACCTGAAGGACTTTCAGCTGGAGGCGGAGACGTACAGAGTCCGGCGCATCCTGAAGGTCTCACGCGGCGAGGCGGCAGCTGCTGGCGGCGACGCTGCGGTCGTTCTGCTTCAGCTGATGCCGCACGTTGACCTGGCCGGTCCGGCGTCGGTGATACCGATTCTGGGAGGGGAATTCCCGTCGGATTACCCGGAAGGGAAGCGGGTCCTCGCGTCCGGTTGGTGGACCATCAAGAGGTCAACTACGGAAGTGGAAGGGCGACAAAAGCGACGCCACTACAGGATTTCAACAGTGGAGTGTGGTACGCAGAACGACATATACAGACCTTTCCTGTGCGGTGACCTGGAACAGGATTTGGGGGACTTTGCTTCGTGGGACCCGACGGGTGCTCCCGTTGCTATAAGGGTACGCGACGAGTGGAAACTCATAGGACTCTTGTTGGACCACGAAGGAAACGTTGGTAGGATCAAGGACGTGAGACCTGATAGAGAAGACGTCTATCGGATTCTTGAAGAAGAGACGGTTCCTGAACCAATAACCCATCCTTACTAA